The window GAGTGTCTTGTTGATTTTTACTAATGAAGATGGAGCAAGTGATATGATCAATCAGGTTAAACATCCTCTTAGAAACTGGGTGCACAAGATCAGCAGGTGGAACCCTACGTTATGGCCAGAAGGGCGCATGGTATGGCTTCAGATTAGGGGTGTTCCACCTCATTACTGGAGTGAGAAAACTTTTATGTCCATAGAAGAGTGGTGGGGAGTGGTTTACGAGTTAGATAACTCTGATTTAGCTAAAGCCAAAAAACTGGATTGTGGTCGTGTTTACGTGAAACTTCAAGAACCTGAAAAGGTTATAGATTATGTTAGGCTCCAGTATAAGAAAAGTTCATATTTTGTCAGCGTATgtgaagaagaagaaaaggaaaagccTAGATCCTTGAGTGAATTTGAGTCAGATGAAACCGGGTCAGATGATTGCAGTACAGATGTCGTTAATTCTGATGACTTCCCTAGTGATGAAGATTTTAATGGACCTATAGATAACGAAGACAACGATGATCCGTTTAATTCATATACAGATTTCGGTGACAGTGATTACCCGGAATCGGTCTGAATTCCGGGATTCAAACCGGTTGAAGTTGATATTGGGAACAGTGCGAAAAAACCGTTAGAGGAAGAAGACCTAGAGTCACATTGTTTTGGGGTTGGTAAACTTTTTGAAGATAATGATGAGGTGGTTGGGGAAACACAAAATCTTGAAAAAGTATACCCTAGATTCAAAAAGTGTAATGATGAGGAGCGTGGAGGTATTGACGTATTACCTGGTCCTAATAACTTTTCTAATAATTCTGTTAGTAATGTGGCTAAAACAATAAATGAGGATGGGCCAAATGTTAATATAGGCCCAACTATGGAAAAAAATGATGATACGAATTGGGATAGAAATAGTAATAGCGATCCACTAAAGTCACCTATGTACTCATCCCAAAACTACCAACCTACTGGGCCTGAAGTTAAAACATGTGGACCGAATATTCCTGTAAAATTAAGTGGGCGTAATAATAAAAGGCAAACAAGGGCATCTGATGTTAACTCAAGAAAAGGCAGAAACAACAGGTCGTGTAACTCTTGTTCAAACCATTCGACGAGATGTACAGCTGAAGTCTCCATATGTAATGATTGTTATTGGGACACCATTGGGAACTGGAAAACATCCTCACGAATAATGAAGGTTAAGAAGATGGCGCGTGTAAGTAACAAAAATTGTGATGGTCGTGTTAATTGCAAAAATTGTCGTAGGAGAACGGGTCAAAAGAAAAGTAAATCAAGGAGATCGGGTAAGAGTCATGACATGGGATTCTCAGTAGGGGGTTCAATCAATGATGTCGAGATTAGAGAATTTACTGAGGACATAGGCCTTAATTGGTCTAAACGTCAGTAAGTGTTGTTCCATTCCTTCGTTTGTCTTTTGTCAATTATGAAGATTCTTTCCTTAAATGTTCGTGGGTTTGGGGTTGCGGGTAAATTTAGTTGGGTTAAGGGTTTATTCTTTAGTGAGAAACTGGATTTTCAAGAAACGAGATGTAAGAATTTAAGCGATTTTTGGGTTCAACAATTGTAGGGTCATAGTGATGTAGGTTATGCTCAAAAACACACCATTGGGAAATCGGGTGGATTATTAGTTATTTGGGACAATAGTCGATTTAAAGTTAATTGTGTTGTAGGTAGTGATTTTTTTTCTAGCAATTAGGGGTAATTGGGTGGGATTTGGTCATGATACTATTGTAGTGAACGTGTATGGTCCCCATTGTGATGCGGATAAAAAGAAGATGTGGGAGGGTCTTGAAAATCTTATGGATGGGGTAGAATTCGGGATGGGTTTTATGTGGGGATTTCAATGAAGTAAGGGATCAATCGGATAGGCTTAATTGCGTATTTCATGAAGCTAGGGCTAGAAGGTTTAATGAGTTCATAATTAGGAATAATTTGATCGAGATTCCAATCAATGGTAGAAAATTTACTCGTATTAGTGATGATGGTACCAAATTTAGCAAGTTTGATCGTTTTCTAGTGTCGGATAACTTCATCAAATTATGGGATGATCTTTCCATCACTGTTCCTGATAGAAGAGAATCGGATCATTGTCCGTTAGTTCTTCGAGACGGGGTAGTTGATTTTGGTCCCAAACCGTTTAAGATTTTCGATGAGTGGCTAACAAAAGAaggtgtagataaagtaattattgACGGGTGGAATAAGAATGTCCGGGGCCATAAGAAAGATTGTATCTTTCGAGATAGACTCAAAAACGTTAAGTCCGAACTCAGGAATTGGAGTAAAATAGAATTTGGTAATCTTGATGCGGAAATAAATTCACTAAAGGATATTGCCATGAGTTGGGAGTTGAAGGCGGAAAAAGGGACTCTTACAGTAAGTGAGCGTTTATGTTGGCTTGAATCGAGGAAGAATTGGATTTCCAAAGATAAAATCAAGTTAGGTATGTTAAAACAAAAAGCACGTGTTCATTGGACTCTAGACGGGGACGAGAACTCCAAGTTTTTTCACTCGACGATGCGAATAAAGTATAATAAAAACAATATTAGGGGTCTAAACGTCAATGGGTCTTGGTGCGAAGATCCAATTATCATCAAATCTATCGTTCGTGAACATTTCCAAAAAAGATTTAGCTTCGATAACAGTGTACAGCAAAATTGTAGACCTCGTTTTAAAATGACAGATTCCATCTTCAACAGTAGTGGGCCGTCGGGTATTGGGCCCCTTACTTCTGATCTAGCTCACGTTGACAGCCCATGTTTCGATCGTGCCTCTGGTCCAGAATAGTACCGGCCCAACAGGCCTGCCATGGCCTCCAGCCCATCTATTAATAACGTCCAGGTTAGTGGGCCTGCTCACTGCAATATTGGGCCTGACATGAGCTCCATATCCGAAGAGAGGTCCTCTTTGCTAGAAGCAATTTTTTCCGAAAATGAGGTTTGGGATGCGATTAGTGGGTGTGGTAGTTCAAAGGCCCCGGGGCCGGATGGCTTTAACATGCGTTTCTTCAAAAAATTTTGGAATGTTATAAAAGATGATTTAATGAATACCATTCACGAGTTTTGGTGTAGCGGTGAGTTCTCTAAtggatgttgaaatgtcccgttcttattgattaaaaacgttccatattaattgatttcgttgcgaggttttgacctctatatgagacgtttttcaaagactgcattcatttttaaaacaaaccataacctttatttcataaataaaggtttagaaagctttacgtagattatcaaataatgataatctaaaatatcctgtttacacacgaccattacataatggtttacaatacaaatatgttacatcgaaatcagtttcttgaatgcagtttttacacaatatcatacaaacatggactccaaatcttgtccttattttagtatgcaacagcggaagctcttaatattcacctgagaataaacatgctttaaacgtcaacaaaaatgttggtgagttataggtttaacctatatatatcaaatcgtaacaatagaccacaagatttcatatttcaatacacatcccatacatagagataaaaatcattcatatggtgaacacctggtaaccgacaataacaagatgcatatataagaatatccccatcattccgggacacccttcggatatgatataaatttcgaagtactaaagcatccggtactttggatggggtttgttaggcccaatagatctatctttaggattcgcgtcaattagggtgtctgttccctaattcttagattaccagacttaataaaaaggggcatattcgatttcgataattcaaccatagaatgtagtttcacgtacttgtgtctattttgtaaatcatttataaaacctgcatgtattctcatcccaaaaatattagattttaaaagtgggactataactcactttcacagatttttacttcgtcgggaagtaagacttggccactgttgattcacgaacctataacaatatatacatatatattaaagtatgttcaaaatatatttacaacacttttaatatattttgatgttttaagtttattaagtcagctgtcctcgttagtaacctataactagttgtccacagttagatgtacagaaataaatcgataaatattatcttgaatcaatccacgacccagtgtatacgtatctcagtattgatcacaactcaaactatatatattttggaatcaacctcaaccctgtatagctaactccaacattcacatatagagtgtctatggttgttccgaaatatatatagatgtgtcgacatgataggttgaaacattgtatacgtgtctatggtatctgaagattacataatatacaatacaagttgattaagttatggttggaatagatttgttaccaattttcacgtagctaaaatgagaaaaattatccaatcttgttttacccataacttcttcattttaaatccgt of the Rutidosis leptorrhynchoides isolate AG116_Rl617_1_P2 chromosome 5, CSIRO_AGI_Rlap_v1, whole genome shotgun sequence genome contains:
- the LOC139848991 gene encoding uncharacterized protein; amino-acid sequence: MKILSLNVRGFGVAGKFSWGHSDVGYAQKHTIGKSGGLLVIWDNSRFKNSGWVLCGDFNEVRDQSDRLNCVFHEARARRFNEFIIRNNLIEIPINGRKFTRISDDGTKFSKFDRFLVSDNFIKLWDDLSITVPDRRESDHCPLVLRDGVVDFGPKPFKIFDEWLTKEGVDKVIIDGWNKNVRGHKKDCIFRDRLKNVKSELRNWSKIEFGNLDAEINSLKDIAMSWELKAEKGTLTVSERLCWLESRKNWISKDKIKLGMLKQKARVHWTLDGDENSKFFHSTMRIKYNKNNIRGLNVNGSWCEDPIIIKSIVREHFQKRFSFDNSVQQNCRPRFKMTDSIFNSSGPSGIGPLTSDLAHVDSPCFDRASGPE